Proteins encoded in a region of the Gulosibacter sediminis genome:
- a CDS encoding AAA family ATPase, whose translation MRMLHLEFRGFGPYRDAQAIDFTSLAADGLFLITGKTGAGKSTVLDAIAFALYGSVPRYDGSVGRVRSTFASLDDPTEVTLEFEHGGERYRITRSPEYERRKKRVAGGTTVQGAAQQFDRWDPAADDWQGIATKASEVAAELTQVFPLTGDEFFQVVLLAQSDFQRFLHADSGDRQRLLSKLFRTHHYRELRELAQERAREAAQEWQGLQRDLQGVARELGLGDDETAVTEEALTSLAAEVAASVTAAASTLESARGANDEAARRLRELERQHERQLRRASAAAQLARLEAEREDIAREVAEPLRRDRLASPLVPVLEARARAERTRDASALALESAAAALDARLAQPDAAELRDLIDGTELAERTTALSQLRERLGTLREGESVDQRVAQAERVARAADAALATTREQLEQLRGARAERPEQLRALDSTVAELTAKAGQLDETNALVATLAGQLRAAKDAAGLAARRDAALARRERAADALTRASAADRELITRRLEGSAAELAGRLVEGEPCAVCGSTMHPSPAEAAGEPVTDADLEASSAAVESAKQADAEARDAYDAVAAELAKRAAAAAGLDVDEATTRHRDATARAKQLKSAATELARSRQAAEELRSLDTRDEQRERELATLAETQLAAATAATTELASLTEQQRELRGTFDTVSARRQMVESVADVLGAVIEAQRSAEAAREAARDAAERAAERLSASEFADETAARAAALSDARRAELTERKRAHDSGIDGARATLAEPELQGLPDEQVDIAPANEAAQRAADALGEAQRSHGEATARRQTIDAAIARGRAHLRGADRTLARARMRQQLAGELRGDNNRKLNLEAYVLAAHLEEIIIAANVRLGEITSNRYSLVRDDSLARRGAQSGLGLEVADIYTGINRSPQSLSGGETFLVSLALALGLADVVSAQAGGIALDTLFIDEGFGSLDADTLEVAMRTLDHLRASGRTVGVISHVASMHERIPTHVEVRQLEDGSSTLDLRDADSPS comes from the coding sequence ATGAGGATGCTCCACCTCGAGTTCCGCGGGTTCGGCCCGTACCGCGACGCGCAAGCGATCGACTTCACGAGCCTCGCCGCCGACGGGCTGTTTCTCATCACCGGGAAGACCGGCGCGGGGAAGTCGACCGTGCTCGACGCGATCGCGTTCGCGCTCTATGGCAGCGTGCCACGCTACGACGGCTCGGTGGGCCGGGTGCGCAGCACCTTCGCCTCGCTCGATGACCCCACCGAGGTAACACTCGAGTTCGAGCACGGCGGCGAGCGCTACCGCATCACCCGTTCGCCCGAGTACGAGCGCCGCAAGAAGCGCGTCGCCGGGGGCACCACGGTGCAGGGCGCGGCCCAGCAGTTCGATCGCTGGGACCCGGCAGCCGACGACTGGCAGGGCATCGCGACGAAGGCGAGCGAGGTGGCCGCCGAGCTCACGCAGGTCTTCCCGCTCACCGGCGACGAGTTCTTTCAGGTCGTACTGCTCGCGCAGAGCGACTTCCAGCGCTTCCTGCACGCCGACTCGGGCGATCGCCAGCGGCTGCTGAGCAAGCTCTTCCGCACCCACCACTACCGAGAGCTCCGCGAGCTCGCGCAGGAGCGTGCCCGCGAGGCCGCGCAGGAGTGGCAGGGGCTGCAGCGCGATCTGCAGGGCGTCGCGCGCGAGCTCGGCCTTGGCGACGACGAAACCGCCGTGACCGAAGAGGCCCTGACCTCGCTCGCCGCCGAGGTCGCCGCCTCGGTGACCGCCGCCGCGTCGACCCTCGAGTCGGCCCGCGGCGCGAACGACGAGGCAGCCCGGCGTCTGCGCGAACTCGAGCGTCAACACGAGCGCCAACTTCGGCGAGCGTCCGCCGCAGCGCAGCTCGCACGCCTCGAGGCCGAGCGCGAGGACATCGCGCGTGAGGTCGCCGAACCGCTACGCCGTGACCGCCTCGCCTCGCCGCTCGTGCCCGTGCTCGAGGCCCGCGCGCGGGCCGAGCGCACCCGCGATGCAAGCGCGCTCGCCCTCGAATCGGCCGCAGCCGCCCTCGACGCCCGGCTCGCGCAGCCCGACGCCGCCGAACTGCGCGACCTGATCGACGGCACCGAGCTCGCTGAGCGCACGACCGCGCTCTCGCAGTTGCGGGAACGCCTCGGCACGCTCCGCGAGGGTGAGTCGGTCGACCAACGGGTCGCGCAAGCCGAGCGCGTGGCGCGGGCCGCCGACGCCGCGCTCGCTACCACGCGCGAACAGCTTGAGCAGCTGCGCGGGGCCCGCGCCGAACGACCCGAGCAACTTCGGGCACTCGACAGCACCGTCGCCGAGCTCACCGCGAAGGCCGGGCAGCTCGACGAGACGAATGCGCTCGTAGCGACGCTCGCCGGGCAATTGCGCGCGGCGAAGGATGCCGCAGGCCTCGCCGCGCGCCGCGACGCCGCCCTCGCGCGGCGCGAGCGGGCCGCCGATGCGCTGACCCGCGCATCCGCCGCCGACCGCGAACTGATCACCCGCCGCCTCGAGGGCAGCGCCGCCGAGCTCGCCGGTCGACTCGTCGAGGGCGAACCGTGCGCGGTCTGCGGCTCGACGATGCATCCCTCCCCCGCCGAAGCGGCCGGCGAGCCGGTCACCGACGCCGACCTCGAGGCGTCCTCGGCCGCCGTCGAGTCGGCGAAGCAGGCCGATGCCGAGGCGCGCGACGCATACGACGCCGTGGCGGCCGAGCTCGCCAAGCGCGCCGCAGCCGCGGCCGGCCTCGACGTTGATGAGGCCACCACGCGACACCGCGACGCAACCGCCCGCGCGAAGCAGCTCAAGTCGGCGGCCACCGAACTCGCGCGTAGCCGTCAGGCTGCCGAGGAGCTCAGGTCACTCGATACCCGAGACGAGCAGCGCGAACGCGAGCTCGCCACGCTGGCCGAGACGCAGCTCGCCGCGGCGACCGCCGCGACGACCGAGCTCGCATCGCTCACCGAACAGCAGCGCGAACTGCGCGGCACGTTCGACACGGTGAGCGCCAGACGGCAGATGGTCGAGTCCGTGGCCGACGTGCTCGGCGCCGTCATCGAGGCGCAGCGCTCCGCCGAGGCCGCCCGCGAGGCCGCACGCGATGCGGCCGAGCGTGCCGCTGAGCGGCTTTCGGCGAGCGAGTTCGCCGACGAGACGGCCGCCCGGGCCGCGGCACTCAGCGACGCGCGCCGCGCCGAGCTAACCGAGCGCAAGCGGGCCCACGACTCGGGCATCGACGGCGCTCGCGCGACGCTCGCCGAACCCGAATTGCAGGGGCTTCCCGACGAGCAGGTCGATATTGCGCCAGCGAACGAAGCGGCCCAGCGCGCGGCCGACGCGCTCGGCGAGGCTCAGCGTTCGCACGGCGAGGCGACGGCCCGGCGGCAGACGATCGACGCCGCCATTGCCCGGGGGCGCGCACACCTGCGCGGCGCCGACCGCACCCTCGCGCGGGCGCGCATGCGTCAGCAGCTCGCGGGTGAGCTGCGAGGCGACAACAACCGCAAGCTCAACCTCGAGGCCTATGTCCTCGCGGCGCACCTCGAAGAGATCATCATCGCGGCGAACGTGCGCCTCGGCGAGATCACCTCGAACCGGTACTCGCTCGTGCGCGATGACTCGCTCGCCCGCCGCGGCGCGCAATCGGGGCTCGGACTCGAGGTCGCCGACATCTACACGGGGATCAACCGCAGCCCGCAGTCGCTGTCGGGCGGCGAGACCTTCCTCGTCTCGCTCGCGCTCGCGCTCGGCCTCGCCGATGTCGTCTCGGCGCAGGCGGGCGGCATCGCGCTCGACACGCTCTTCATCGATGAGGGCTTCGGCTCGCTCGATGCCGATACCCTCGAGGTCGCGATGCGCACGCTCGACCATCTGCGGGCATCCGGTCGCACCGTCGGCGTCATCAGCCACGTCGCCTCAATGCACGAGCGCATCCCCACCCACGTCGAGGTGCGCCAACTCGAGGACGGCTCCAGCACCCTCGACCTCCGCGACGCCGACTCCCCCAGCTAG
- a CDS encoding DinB family protein — MIKSGHDYVRAALARGHEALWWKCAGLDEAELRRPRTATGTNLLGLVKHVAMIEGGYFGAVLGRAWPTPEELISDADWEVDPQADWYARADESAASILDLSHRVAAFVDAAFDELEPDAPGEVPWWPPERRAVTFEEIALHVLVDLTRHVGHADILREDVDGAVGLRSSNTNIPDDFDWDAYREKLERLAEGAERT; from the coding sequence ATGATCAAGTCGGGACATGACTACGTGCGCGCAGCGCTTGCGCGCGGGCACGAGGCGCTGTGGTGGAAGTGCGCGGGGCTCGATGAGGCGGAGCTTCGTCGGCCGCGCACCGCGACGGGCACGAACCTGCTCGGCCTGGTGAAGCACGTCGCGATGATCGAGGGCGGCTACTTCGGCGCGGTGCTCGGCCGCGCCTGGCCGACGCCCGAAGAGCTCATCTCCGACGCTGACTGGGAGGTCGACCCGCAGGCCGACTGGTATGCCCGCGCGGACGAGTCGGCCGCGAGCATCCTCGATCTGTCGCATCGCGTCGCCGCCTTCGTCGATGCCGCCTTCGACGAACTCGAGCCGGATGCGCCGGGCGAGGTGCCGTGGTGGCCGCCCGAGCGCCGCGCGGTGACGTTCGAGGAGATCGCGCTGCACGTGCTCGTCGACCTCACCCGTCACGTTGGTCACGCGGACATCCTGCGCGAGGACGTCGACGGCGCCGTCGGTCTGCGCTCAAGCAACACCAACATCCCCGACGACTTCGACTGGGACGCCTACCGCGAAAAACTCGAACGCCTCGCAGAGGGCGCCGAGCGCACCTAG
- a CDS encoding alpha/beta hydrolase, protein MTTLHTISPTGLRGGPTLLLLHGFGADERDLFGLISPLDVPPHWDILSIRAPLPVPEMTGAAWFPFDPKTKRGGVTEAIDALDDEAIEKSLQLLLNTLDQKVPTSKIVPIGFSQGAVMAAELLRARPERVPAAVLLSGFVLPTENSSVESDAKLTELERQVFFAWGEQDDSSISRAAFQLTEDWLKRHTKAEIHRFPELGHEISMDELREVRDFLERLRIR, encoded by the coding sequence ATGACCACCTTGCACACCATTTCTCCCACGGGCCTCCGCGGTGGACCAACGCTGCTCCTCCTACACGGCTTCGGCGCGGATGAACGCGATCTGTTTGGACTCATCTCGCCGCTCGACGTGCCTCCGCATTGGGACATCCTGTCGATTCGAGCGCCACTGCCAGTGCCCGAAATGACCGGTGCGGCGTGGTTCCCGTTCGATCCGAAGACGAAGCGCGGCGGCGTCACCGAGGCCATCGATGCCCTCGACGACGAGGCGATCGAGAAATCGCTGCAGCTGCTGCTCAACACCCTCGATCAGAAGGTGCCGACGAGCAAGATCGTCCCGATCGGCTTCTCCCAGGGCGCCGTCATGGCAGCCGAACTGTTGCGGGCCCGCCCCGAGCGAGTGCCGGCGGCCGTGTTGCTGTCTGGCTTCGTGCTGCCGACCGAGAACAGTTCGGTCGAATCCGATGCGAAGCTCACCGAGCTCGAGCGCCAGGTGTTCTTTGCCTGGGGTGAGCAAGACGACTCGTCGATCTCGCGCGCCGCGTTCCAGCTCACCGAGGATTGGCTCAAGCGCCACACGAAGGCAGAGATTCACCGTTTCCCCGAGCTCGGTCACGAGATCTCGATGGACGAGCTGCGCGAGGTGCGCGACTTCCTCGAGCGGTTGCGCATCCGCTAG
- a CDS encoding SPFH domain-containing protein: protein MDLFTGALGLVILIVVIVIAVIALIVFIIISRTWYRTAAADEALVITGKAKRGQETSKIEVISGGGLFVNPFTQRSSKLSLRSRSIEIKPTAQAANGVTVDVEGIALVKVGSAPEAIRRAAERFLSQDRAIEAFTTEVLEGALRGVVATLTVETLMKDRKALAEQIAEGIEGDLERQGLVLDSFQILGITDQGGYIEALGAQELRRVHREAETAKIDAERAVAKRQIETDTETLYERTAFQESEAASMAKVGRANAEAEQAEALRRAELQQAVLDQEAQNKQSQLDADVKKVADANLYDQERRADAQAYQQNKEAETRKLVSEADAAARTTAARGEATARTTAAEAEATARRAKADADAHARRVEAEAEAEAIRAAGEAEAAAQLALGEAVEKHEQALVTQRLIDQLVPMVAEFAKAQQAIDGYTVITTEGGAGHQVAESAATMRAPFDAIKNATGIDLGELIQSSVQGTRTGAALADGMRGTAPAQDGNTAE from the coding sequence GTGGACCTATTTACCGGAGCCCTCGGCCTGGTCATTCTGATCGTGGTGATCGTGATCGCGGTCATCGCGCTCATCGTGTTCATCATCATCTCGCGCACCTGGTACCGCACCGCCGCCGCCGACGAGGCCCTCGTCATCACCGGTAAGGCGAAGCGTGGCCAAGAGACCTCGAAGATCGAGGTGATCTCGGGTGGCGGCCTGTTCGTCAATCCGTTCACCCAGCGCTCCTCGAAGCTCTCGCTGCGCTCGCGCTCGATCGAAATCAAGCCGACGGCCCAGGCCGCGAACGGCGTCACCGTCGACGTTGAGGGCATCGCGCTCGTCAAGGTCGGCTCGGCGCCCGAGGCGATTCGTCGCGCCGCCGAGCGCTTCCTCTCGCAGGACCGCGCGATCGAGGCATTCACGACCGAGGTGCTTGAGGGTGCGCTGCGTGGCGTGGTCGCGACGCTCACCGTCGAGACGCTGATGAAGGACCGCAAGGCGCTCGCCGAGCAGATCGCCGAGGGCATCGAGGGTGACCTCGAGCGCCAGGGCCTCGTGCTCGACTCGTTCCAGATCCTCGGCATCACCGACCAGGGTGGCTACATCGAGGCGCTCGGTGCGCAGGAGCTTCGCCGCGTGCACCGCGAGGCCGAGACCGCGAAGATCGACGCCGAGCGCGCCGTCGCGAAGCGCCAGATCGAAACCGACACCGAAACGCTCTACGAGCGCACGGCGTTCCAGGAGTCGGAGGCGGCGTCGATGGCCAAGGTTGGCCGCGCGAACGCCGAGGCCGAGCAGGCCGAGGCGCTGCGCCGCGCCGAGCTGCAGCAGGCGGTGCTCGACCAGGAGGCTCAGAACAAGCAGTCGCAGCTCGACGCCGATGTGAAGAAGGTCGCCGACGCGAACCTCTACGACCAGGAGCGTCGCGCCGACGCGCAGGCCTACCAGCAGAACAAGGAGGCCGAGACGCGCAAGCTCGTGTCGGAGGCCGACGCCGCCGCCCGCACCACCGCCGCCCGCGGTGAGGCGACGGCCCGCACGACCGCGGCCGAGGCTGAGGCGACCGCTCGCCGCGCGAAGGCGGATGCGGATGCGCACGCGCGCCGCGTCGAGGCCGAGGCTGAGGCCGAGGCGATCCGCGCCGCCGGTGAGGCCGAGGCGGCCGCGCAGCTCGCGCTCGGTGAAGCGGTTGAGAAGCACGAGCAGGCGCTCGTCACGCAGCGACTCATCGACCAGCTCGTACCCATGGTGGCCGAGTTCGCGAAGGCGCAGCAGGCGATCGATGGCTACACCGTCATCACGACCGAGGGCGGCGCCGGTCACCAGGTCGCCGAGTCGGCGGCGACGATGCGCGCCCCGTTCGACGCGATCAAGAACGCGACCGGCATCGACCTCGGCGAGCTCATCCAATCGAGCGTGCAGGGCACGCGCACCGGCGCGGCGCTCGCCGACGGGATGCGCGGGACGGCTCCGGCGCAGGACGGCAACACCGCTGAGTAG
- the hrpB gene encoding ATP-dependent helicase HrpB: MFDLTRIAGGLPAATLLPQLRDALAAPGARAVVAAPPGSGKTTVVPPAVAELAGGRVIVTEPRRIATRAAASRLAQLSGTRLGDAVGYSVRGERRTSADTRVEFVTAGLLVRRLLADPELAGVDAVVLDEVHERSLDSDLALGMLGELGQLRDDLTLVAMSATLDVAAWTELLGPGTRACEVDVAPHPLEVRWAPPPRDVRALDERGVTRDFLAHVTRVSADAIAETGEGSALVFLPGAREVDRVVEGLRARGVTAEPLTGSLSLEEQQRVLRPSGERRAIVATAIAETSLTVPDVRLVIDAGLSREPRIDLARDMAQLVTVSVSQAAATQRAGRAARIGPGRVVRCYAELDWPRLAPAPTPEIASAELTPFALTLAAWGDPDASQLPLPQRPPEAALRRAQATLRNLGALDDSGLTPRGRELASIPAHPRIARALLDAAPRLGAPRAAEYAAAIESDRRAPGGDLAALMRQLRDGRDASAKRWRDDARRLRELVPQAPATAPVGDDAGLAEVIALAYPERLARARGGGYQLASGTGAALPRGSALAGHDWLAVAEAARATTADASGAVIRAAVPIDAESAREFAGPLVRTTTVTQWRDGRVKATRETRLGEILLASSPHTPNPHEARDAVARELERVGLGLLRWSPAADELRRRLALLHRTLGEPWPDVRDDALLGRLDDWFAPELDLLARGSAAASIDLLDPLRRLLPWPEAARLAELAPERVEVPTGSMVRVQYAEHDSDGPPVLAVKLQECFGWLDTPRLVGGRVPVLLHLLSPAQRPLAITDDLASFWSGPYAQVRAEMRGRYPKHPWPEDPLNAPPRRGTTRSGR, translated from the coding sequence ATGTTCGACCTCACGCGGATCGCCGGGGGCCTCCCCGCCGCCACCCTGCTTCCCCAATTGCGCGATGCGCTCGCCGCGCCGGGCGCGCGGGCCGTCGTCGCCGCGCCACCGGGCTCGGGCAAGACGACGGTCGTGCCACCCGCGGTCGCCGAACTCGCCGGCGGCCGCGTCATCGTCACCGAGCCGCGCCGCATCGCGACCCGCGCCGCCGCGAGTCGGCTCGCGCAGCTCAGCGGCACGCGCCTCGGGGATGCGGTGGGCTATTCGGTGCGCGGCGAACGGCGGACTTCGGCCGATACCCGCGTCGAGTTCGTCACGGCAGGCCTGCTCGTGCGCCGGCTCCTCGCCGATCCTGAGCTCGCCGGCGTCGACGCCGTCGTCCTCGACGAGGTGCACGAGCGCTCACTCGACAGCGACCTCGCGCTCGGGATGCTCGGTGAACTCGGGCAGCTGCGCGACGACCTCACGCTCGTCGCGATGTCGGCGACGCTCGACGTCGCGGCCTGGACGGAGCTGCTCGGGCCGGGCACCCGCGCGTGCGAGGTCGACGTCGCACCGCATCCGCTCGAGGTGCGCTGGGCGCCGCCGCCACGCGACGTGCGCGCCCTCGACGAGCGCGGCGTCACGCGCGACTTCCTGGCGCATGTCACGCGGGTGAGTGCCGACGCGATCGCCGAGACCGGCGAAGGTAGCGCCCTCGTGTTTCTGCCCGGCGCGCGCGAGGTCGACCGGGTCGTCGAGGGCCTGCGCGCCCGCGGCGTCACCGCCGAGCCGCTCACTGGATCGCTCTCGCTCGAGGAGCAGCAGCGCGTGCTTCGCCCGAGCGGCGAGCGCCGCGCGATCGTCGCGACGGCGATCGCCGAAACCTCGCTGACGGTACCCGACGTTCGGCTCGTCATCGACGCCGGGCTCTCGCGCGAGCCACGCATCGACCTCGCCCGCGACATGGCGCAGCTCGTGACGGTGTCAGTCTCGCAGGCCGCCGCGACGCAGCGCGCCGGCCGCGCCGCGCGCATCGGCCCAGGCCGCGTCGTGCGCTGCTACGCCGAGCTCGACTGGCCCCGGCTCGCGCCCGCGCCGACGCCCGAGATCGCGTCGGCCGAACTCACGCCGTTCGCGCTCACGCTCGCGGCCTGGGGCGACCCCGACGCGAGCCAGCTACCCCTCCCGCAGCGACCGCCCGAGGCGGCCCTGCGCCGAGCCCAGGCGACGCTGCGCAACCTCGGCGCGCTCGATGACTCCGGGCTCACGCCCCGCGGCCGCGAGCTCGCGAGCATCCCCGCACATCCGCGGATCGCCCGGGCTCTGCTCGATGCGGCGCCCCGCCTCGGCGCGCCGCGAGCCGCCGAGTACGCCGCGGCCATCGAGTCGGATCGACGCGCGCCCGGCGGCGACCTCGCGGCGCTCATGCGCCAGCTGCGGGATGGCCGGGATGCGTCGGCGAAGCGCTGGCGCGACGACGCCCGCCGTCTGCGTGAGCTCGTGCCGCAGGCCCCGGCCACCGCGCCGGTCGGCGACGACGCCGGGCTCGCCGAGGTGATCGCCCTCGCCTACCCCGAGCGGCTCGCCCGTGCCCGCGGCGGCGGCTACCAGCTCGCCTCAGGTACCGGCGCCGCACTGCCGCGTGGCAGCGCGCTCGCGGGTCACGACTGGCTCGCGGTCGCCGAGGCCGCCCGGGCGACGACGGCCGACGCCTCGGGCGCCGTGATCCGCGCCGCCGTGCCGATCGATGCCGAGTCGGCCCGCGAGTTTGCCGGCCCGCTCGTGCGCACGACAACGGTGACGCAGTGGCGGGATGGTCGGGTCAAGGCCACCCGCGAGACCCGTCTCGGCGAGATTCTGCTCGCGTCGTCGCCGCACACGCCGAATCCGCACGAGGCGAGGGATGCGGTCGCGCGCGAGCTCGAACGCGTCGGGCTCGGGCTACTGCGCTGGTCGCCGGCCGCCGACGAATTACGCCGTCGCCTTGCCCTGCTGCATCGCACGCTCGGCGAGCCGTGGCCGGACGTTCGCGACGACGCGCTGCTCGGCCGGCTCGACGACTGGTTCGCGCCGGAACTCGACCTGCTCGCGCGCGGCTCGGCCGCCGCATCCATCGACCTGCTCGACCCGCTGCGGCGCCTGCTGCCCTGGCCAGAGGCCGCCCGTCTCGCCGAGCTCGCGCCTGAGCGCGTCGAAGTACCGACCGGTTCGATGGTGCGTGTGCAGTACGCCGAGCACGACTCCGACGGGCCGCCGGTGCTCGCGGTGAAACTGCAGGAGTGCTTCGGCTGGCTCGACACCCCGCGTCTCGTCGGCGGCCGCGTGCCGGTGCTGCTGCACCTGCTCTCACCCGCACAACGGCCGCTCGCGATCACCGACGACCTCGCGTCGTTCTGGTCGGGGCCGTACGCGCAGGTGCGCGCAGAGATGCGCGGCCGCTACCCGAAGCATCCGTGGCCTGAAGACCCACTCAACGCGCCACCGCGCCGTGGCACCACCCGTTCGGGGCGGTGA
- a CDS encoding CE1759 family FMN reductase, with protein MTSAFSEPTGTNEAEEFRVVVVNAGTSNPSSTAMLADRVVEELTNRADANGAKLTATVIELRDLAQEIANGLVTGLRGEGLERASRLIVDADALVATTPVYKAEASGLFSGFFQVLDRDLLVGTPVVLGATAGTSRHALVIDGQMRSQFAYLRSLVAPTSLFAATEDWNDPNFATRIRRAAGELWLLIESRFAARLRATNWDTYQHDFGSAKSSGDNDEIDLSSDLMRLATGGSLA; from the coding sequence ATGACTTCAGCATTCAGTGAGCCCACCGGCACAAACGAGGCGGAGGAGTTCCGCGTCGTCGTCGTGAACGCCGGCACCTCGAACCCGTCGTCGACGGCGATGCTCGCCGACCGCGTGGTTGAGGAACTCACGAACCGCGCCGACGCGAACGGCGCGAAGCTCACCGCAACGGTGATCGAGCTGCGCGACCTCGCGCAGGAGATCGCGAACGGGCTCGTCACCGGGCTCCGCGGCGAGGGCCTCGAGCGCGCGAGCCGACTCATCGTCGACGCCGATGCGCTCGTCGCCACGACCCCGGTCTACAAGGCCGAGGCCTCGGGCCTGTTCAGCGGCTTCTTCCAGGTGCTCGACCGCGACCTGCTCGTCGGCACGCCCGTCGTGCTCGGCGCGACCGCGGGCACGAGCCGCCACGCGCTCGTCATCGACGGCCAGATGCGCTCACAGTTCGCCTACCTGCGGTCGCTCGTCGCCCCGACGTCGCTGTTCGCGGCGACCGAGGACTGGAACGACCCGAACTTCGCGACGCGTATCCGCCGCGCCGCGGGGGAGCTGTGGCTCCTCATCGAGTCGCGGTTCGCGGCGCGCCTGCGCGCGACGAACTGGGACACCTACCAGCACGACTTCGGCAGCGCGAAGTCGTCGGGCGACAACGACGAGATCGACCTCTCGAGCGATCTCATGCGTCTGGCGACCGGCGGCAGCCTGGCCTAG
- a CDS encoding CE1758 family FMN-dependent luciferase-like monooxygenase, translating into MQFGIMSVSDVTRNPVTGETPSEAERIKGIIEIAKKTEEVGLDVFAVGEHHNPPFFSSSPTTLLAAIAAQTERLILTTSTTLITTNDPVRIAEEYAMLQHVADGRMDLMLGRGNTAPVYPWFGQDIRQGLPLALENYNLLHRLWREDVVNWQGKFRTPLNGFTSTPRPLDDVPPFVWHGSIRTPEIAEQAAFYGNGYFANFIFWPPEHSLRLANFYRERFEHYGHGTKKEAIVGLGGQAYIAKKSQDAYSEFRPYFNEAPVYGNGPSLEQFSQATPLAVGSVQEVIDKILGFHELFGDYQRQLFLQDHAGLPLNMVLDQIELLGTEVVPVVRKELEGRRDPESAPAPTHELLVAKKYGDGPVRQPRPMANRGDNVTGGSPYLDTDEVTAKREAEAAAKSGAEAGADA; encoded by the coding sequence ATGCAGTTCGGCATCATGTCGGTCAGCGATGTCACCCGCAACCCCGTCACGGGCGAGACGCCGAGTGAGGCCGAGCGCATCAAGGGCATCATCGAGATCGCGAAGAAGACCGAGGAGGTCGGGCTCGACGTCTTCGCAGTGGGCGAGCACCACAACCCGCCCTTCTTCTCGTCGTCGCCCACGACGCTGCTTGCGGCCATCGCCGCCCAGACCGAGCGGCTCATCCTCACCACCTCGACGACGCTGATCACGACGAACGATCCCGTGCGCATCGCCGAGGAGTACGCGATGCTCCAGCACGTCGCCGACGGCCGCATGGACCTCATGCTCGGTCGCGGCAACACCGCGCCCGTCTACCCGTGGTTCGGGCAGGACATCCGCCAGGGCCTGCCGCTCGCCCTCGAGAACTACAACCTGCTCCACCGCCTCTGGCGCGAAGACGTCGTAAACTGGCAGGGCAAGTTCCGTACGCCCCTCAACGGCTTCACCTCGACGCCGCGCCCGCTCGACGACGTGCCGCCGTTCGTGTGGCACGGTTCGATCCGCACCCCCGAGATCGCCGAGCAGGCCGCGTTCTACGGCAACGGCTACTTCGCGAACTTCATCTTCTGGCCGCCGGAGCACTCGCTACGCCTCGCGAACTTCTACCGCGAGCGCTTTGAGCACTACGGCCACGGCACGAAGAAGGAAGCGATCGTCGGCCTCGGCGGCCAGGCGTACATCGCGAAGAAGTCGCAGGATGCCTACAGCGAGTTCCGCCCGTACTTCAACGAAGCGCCGGTGTATGGCAACGGCCCGTCGCTCGAGCAGTTCTCGCAGGCCACCCCGCTCGCGGTCGGCAGCGTGCAGGAGGTCATCGACAAGATCCTCGGCTTCCACGAGCTGTTCGGCGACTACCAGCGCCAACTGTTCCTGCAGGACCACGCGGGCCTGCCGCTAAACATGGTGCTCGACCAGATCGAGCTGCTCGGCACCGAGGTCGTGCCGGTCGTGCGCAAGGAACTCGAGGGTCGTCGCGACCCCGAGTCGGCGCCGGCCCCGACCCACGAGCTGCTCGTCGCGAAGAAGTACGGCGACGGCCCCGTGCGCCAACCCCGCCCCATGGCGAACCGCGGCGACAACGTCACGGGCGGCTCGCCCTACCTCGACACCGACGAGGTCACGGCGAAGCGCGAGGCGGAGGCGGCCGCAAAGTCGGGCGCCGAGGCCGGAGCCGACGCCTAG